A portion of the Leptospira kanakyensis genome contains these proteins:
- the atpC gene encoding ATP synthase F1 subunit epsilon, translating into MSKELTLTVISPDKILYQGKAESVILPGSVGYFGILPGHATLVSQLDFGLIKLHTAGKEFRIAIDGGFCEVRNDQIRVLTEGGDSEDDLSHDHAVELLEEAEALPLSKDKEILLKKAKVRILLHER; encoded by the coding sequence ATGAGTAAAGAACTGACTTTAACAGTCATCTCTCCTGACAAAATCCTTTACCAGGGCAAGGCAGAATCTGTGATTCTGCCGGGTTCTGTGGGTTATTTTGGAATTTTACCAGGCCATGCGACCCTAGTCTCCCAACTCGATTTTGGGCTGATCAAATTGCATACTGCCGGAAAAGAATTCCGAATCGCCATTGATGGGGGATTCTGTGAAGTGAGAAATGACCAAATCAGAGTGCTCACCGAAGGTGGGGATTCTGAAGACGATTTGTCTCATGACCACGCTGTGGAACTCCTCGAGGAAGCGGAAGCCCTTCCACTTTCCAAAGACAAAGAAATTCTACTAAAGAAAGCAAAAGTTCGCATTTTACTGCACGAACGTTAA
- the atpD gene encoding F0F1 ATP synthase subunit beta: protein MNKGKIKQIIGSVMDISFESGNMPEIYNAVEIQSKVNGKDVTITAEVQQHIGDNTVRAISLQSTDGLKRGLEVIDTGVPISVPVGTKTLGRIFNVLGEAIDELGDLPKDVKKMPIHRNAPSYEEIKPKTEIFETGIKVIDLLAPYIKGGKTGLFGGAGVGKTVLIQELINNIAKQHGGYSVFAGVGERTREGNDLWNEMKESGVIDKTVLCFGQMNEPPGARLRIALSALTMAENFRDESGSDILLFVDNIFRFSQAGSEVSALLGRMPSAVGYQPTLSTEMGGLQERITSTVRGSITSVQAIYVPADDLTDPAPATAFAHLDATTTLSRAISEKGIYPAVDPLDSTSRIMNPQIVGEEHYNTAREVQRILQRYKDLQDIIAILGMDELSEDDKILVSRARRLEKFLSQPFHVAEQFTGRPGKYVKLEDTIRSFKGIIEGKYDTLPEQAFYMVGSIDEAIEAAKQLKG from the coding sequence ATGAATAAAGGTAAAATTAAACAAATCATCGGTTCGGTAATGGACATCAGTTTTGAGTCCGGGAATATGCCTGAAATCTACAATGCCGTAGAAATCCAATCTAAAGTTAACGGCAAAGACGTAACAATTACTGCAGAAGTGCAACAGCACATTGGAGACAACACAGTTCGTGCGATCTCCCTTCAATCCACTGACGGATTAAAAAGAGGATTAGAAGTAATTGATACAGGAGTTCCGATTTCTGTTCCCGTAGGAACAAAAACTCTTGGTCGTATCTTTAACGTACTTGGTGAGGCAATCGACGAACTCGGTGACCTTCCTAAAGACGTAAAAAAGATGCCAATTCACAGAAATGCTCCTTCTTACGAAGAAATTAAACCTAAAACTGAGATCTTTGAAACAGGGATCAAGGTTATCGATCTTCTTGCTCCTTATATCAAAGGGGGAAAAACAGGACTATTCGGTGGTGCTGGGGTAGGGAAAACAGTTTTAATTCAAGAGCTTATCAACAACATCGCAAAACAACATGGTGGTTACTCTGTGTTCGCTGGTGTGGGTGAAAGAACTCGTGAAGGAAACGACCTTTGGAACGAGATGAAGGAATCGGGAGTTATCGACAAAACGGTTCTTTGTTTTGGTCAGATGAACGAACCACCAGGTGCTCGTCTTCGTATCGCACTTTCTGCTTTGACTATGGCAGAAAACTTCCGTGATGAATCCGGATCAGACATTTTACTTTTCGTAGATAACATCTTCCGTTTCTCTCAAGCAGGTTCTGAAGTATCGGCCCTTCTTGGTCGTATGCCTTCTGCGGTAGGATACCAACCAACCCTTTCTACAGAGATGGGTGGATTACAAGAGCGGATCACTTCCACGGTTCGTGGTTCCATCACTTCTGTGCAAGCGATCTACGTTCCTGCTGACGACTTAACTGACCCGGCTCCTGCGACTGCGTTTGCTCACTTAGATGCGACAACGACATTATCTCGTGCGATTTCTGAAAAAGGGATTTATCCTGCTGTGGATCCACTCGATTCCACATCACGGATCATGAACCCACAAATCGTTGGGGAAGAGCACTACAACACGGCTCGTGAAGTACAAAGAATCCTTCAAAGATACAAAGACCTACAAGATATCATCGCGATCCTTGGTATGGACGAACTTTCTGAGGATGACAAAATTCTAGTATCTCGTGCTCGTCGTTTAGAGAAATTCCTCTCACAACCATTCCACGTAGCGGAACAGTTTACTGGTCGACCTGGAAAGTATGTAAAACTGGAAGATACCATCCGTTCCTTCAAAGGAATCATCGAAGGTAAGTATGACACACTTCCAGAACAAGCATTCTATATGGTCGGATCGATTGACGAAGCGATCGAAGCGGCGAAACAACTCAAAGGTTAA